A single region of the Aeromonas hydrophila subsp. hydrophila ATCC 7966 genome encodes:
- a CDS encoding Mal regulon transcriptional regulator MalI, whose translation MSPKPLLANNPKITDVARLAGVSVTTVSMVLRGKGRISPATAERVQQAIKELDYVPNSAAANLRSQQSNLVGLILRDITDPFYTEVTAGVSEVLEQQGYLLFLTQCGHSPERLQQSIQSLSRQGVAGIIFNPVRGAAAKPLEHLLGSALPLVCAARSYYRDDVDFIGPDNTHAAQQATTYLIEQGHRHIAYVGGRADSLTRAERIGGYCASLLQYGLPFKPEWVLECERTQRSAADTIAQLLHRHPKVTAVLCHYPEVALGAIYGVEASGRSVGKDNYVGQQVALLGFDDVAEAELTFPALTFVSSPARDIGRQAALRLLTRLQQPELAPNRHLIIPSLQKRASA comes from the coding sequence ATGTCGCCCAAACCGCTGCTCGCCAACAACCCCAAGATCACCGACGTGGCCCGGCTGGCCGGGGTCTCGGTCACCACCGTCTCCATGGTGCTGCGCGGCAAGGGGCGTATCTCGCCGGCCACCGCCGAGCGGGTGCAGCAGGCGATAAAAGAGCTCGACTACGTGCCCAACAGCGCCGCCGCCAACCTGCGCAGCCAGCAGTCCAACCTGGTGGGTCTGATCCTGCGCGACATCACCGACCCCTTCTACACCGAGGTGACCGCCGGGGTGAGCGAGGTGCTGGAGCAACAGGGCTATCTGCTGTTTCTGACCCAGTGTGGCCACAGCCCGGAGCGGTTGCAGCAGAGCATCCAGTCCCTGTCGCGCCAGGGGGTGGCGGGCATCATCTTCAACCCGGTGCGCGGCGCCGCCGCCAAGCCGCTGGAGCACCTGCTCGGCTCGGCGCTGCCGCTGGTGTGCGCCGCCCGTTCCTACTATCGGGACGACGTGGACTTTATCGGCCCGGACAACACCCACGCCGCCCAGCAGGCCACCACCTATCTCATCGAGCAGGGCCACCGCCATATCGCCTACGTCGGCGGGCGGGCCGACTCCCTCACCCGCGCCGAGCGCATCGGTGGCTACTGTGCCAGCCTGCTGCAATACGGCCTGCCCTTCAAACCGGAATGGGTACTGGAGTGCGAGCGCACCCAGCGCAGCGCCGCCGACACCATCGCCCAGTTGCTGCACCGGCACCCCAAGGTGACTGCCGTGCTCTGCCACTACCCGGAGGTAGCCCTCGGCGCCATCTACGGCGTCGAGGCGAGCGGGCGCAGCGTAGGCAAGGACAACTACGTCGGCCAACAGGTGGCCCTGCTCGGCTTTGACGATGTGGCGGAGGCCGAACTCACCTTCCCCGCCCTCACCTTCGTCAGCTCGCCGGCCCGCGACATCGGCCGCCAGGCGGCCCTGCGCCTGCTGACCCGATTGCAGCAACCCGAGCTCGCCCCCAACCGCCATCTCATCATCCCCAGCTTGCAAAAGCGGGCATCGGCCTGA
- the malX gene encoding maltose/glucose-specific PTS transporter subunit IIBC, protein MAKSPAKSTIWEFLQSLGKTFMLPVALLAFSGILLGVGSSLTSDAVKQSMPFLDNTVLQLLFLWMTKVGLVAFIYLPVMFAVAIPLGLAREEKGVAAFAGFVGYAALNLSINFYLTVANVIGDGAAEKAYGVKSILGISSIDTGILGAIIVGVIVAKLHARFYTYQMPDALAFFGGARFVPIITAIVLGVVGLVVPLVWPWFAAGINGIGTLISHAGPFGPFLFGTGERLLLPLGLHHILVALIRFTEAGGTSLVCGNEVSGALNIFYAELSCADTAQFSVSATSFLSQGKMPAFLGGLPGAALAMYHCARPENRGKIKALLVSGVVACVIGGITEPLEFLFLFVAPVLYVIHAILTGLGFMTMGLLGVTIGNTDGNLIDFLVFGVLQGTATKWYLVPVAAAIWFAIYYGVFRFAIVRFNLKTPGREKESREIEASEAAQPAGKKAGNSGYNGEVILNALGGADNILALDNCITRLRMSVQDMSRVDDKVLKANGAIGVIKLDEHNLQVVIGPQVHLVKNQLQSLMGA, encoded by the coding sequence ATGGCCAAGTCCCCCGCCAAATCCACCATCTGGGAGTTCCTGCAGAGTCTCGGCAAGACCTTCATGCTGCCGGTGGCCCTGCTGGCCTTCTCGGGCATTCTGCTCGGTGTCGGCAGCTCGCTCACCAGCGATGCGGTCAAGCAGAGCATGCCCTTCCTCGACAATACCGTGCTGCAACTGCTGTTCCTCTGGATGACCAAGGTCGGGCTGGTGGCCTTTATCTACCTGCCGGTGATGTTCGCGGTGGCCATTCCGCTGGGTCTGGCACGGGAAGAGAAGGGGGTGGCGGCCTTTGCCGGTTTCGTCGGCTATGCGGCGCTCAACCTCTCCATCAACTTCTACCTCACGGTGGCCAATGTCATCGGTGATGGGGCGGCAGAGAAGGCCTACGGGGTGAAATCCATCCTCGGCATCAGCTCCATCGACACCGGTATTCTGGGGGCCATCATCGTCGGGGTGATCGTCGCCAAACTGCACGCCCGTTTCTACACCTACCAGATGCCCGATGCGCTCGCCTTCTTCGGCGGCGCCCGCTTCGTGCCCATCATCACCGCCATCGTGCTGGGGGTGGTCGGTCTGGTGGTGCCCCTGGTCTGGCCCTGGTTTGCGGCCGGCATCAACGGCATCGGGACGCTCATCTCCCACGCCGGCCCCTTTGGCCCCTTCCTGTTTGGTACCGGTGAGCGGCTGCTGCTGCCGCTCGGCCTGCACCACATTCTGGTGGCGCTGATCCGCTTTACCGAGGCGGGCGGCACATCGCTGGTGTGCGGCAACGAGGTGAGCGGCGCACTCAACATCTTCTACGCCGAGCTCTCCTGCGCCGACACCGCCCAGTTCTCGGTATCGGCCACCTCCTTCCTCTCTCAGGGCAAGATGCCGGCCTTCCTCGGCGGTCTGCCAGGGGCGGCGCTCGCCATGTATCACTGCGCCCGCCCGGAAAATCGCGGCAAGATCAAGGCGCTGCTGGTCTCCGGTGTGGTGGCCTGCGTCATCGGCGGCATCACGGAGCCGCTGGAGTTCCTGTTCCTGTTCGTGGCGCCGGTGCTCTACGTCATTCACGCCATCCTGACGGGTCTGGGCTTTATGACCATGGGGTTGCTCGGCGTCACCATCGGCAACACCGACGGCAACCTCATCGATTTTCTGGTGTTTGGCGTGCTGCAAGGCACCGCCACCAAGTGGTATCTGGTGCCGGTGGCAGCCGCCATCTGGTTTGCCATCTACTACGGGGTGTTTCGCTTTGCCATCGTGCGCTTCAACCTCAAAACCCCTGGCCGTGAAAAAGAGAGCCGCGAGATTGAGGCCAGCGAGGCTGCCCAGCCCGCGGGCAAGAAGGCTGGCAACAGCGGTTACAACGGCGAGGTGATCCTGAACGCCTTGGGCGGCGCCGACAACATCCTGGCGCTCGATAACTGCATCACCCGCCTGCGGATGTCGGTGCAGGACATGAGCCGGGTCGATGACAAGGTATTGAAGGCGAACGGCGCCATCGGGGTGATCAAGCTCGACGAGCACAACCTGCAGGTGGTGATCGGGCCCCAGGTCCATCTGGTGAAAAACCAGCTGCAGAGCCTGATGGGGGCCTGA
- a CDS encoding MalY/PatB family protein, whose protein sequence is MANTDSFDFDRVVDRHGTYCTQWDYVADRFGHADLLPFTISDMDVETAPCIRAALAKRLEHGVFGYSRWNHDDFKGAVSNWFASRYGAQLDPDTLVYGPSVIYIIAQLVSLWSAPGEGVLVHTPAYDAFGNMLAANDRVLLPCPLKKTEGSYQIDWQCFEQQAARSDCRILLLCSPHNPTGRVWTRDELGRMAAICQRYGVKVISDDIHMDVSFARYLPWSEVAEDESWALVSSGSKSFNIPALGGAYAFIANAEARAAYLQRLKAAHGLSSPPILGVLAHISAYRSGGAWLDALKTYLHGNLTQVAARLNAAFPTIDYRVPEGTYLAWINLSCLGIDTTERMDALQTLLVEKYRVAIMRGDTYGPEGTGYLRLNVGCPRSKVEKGLDALISALQELLAR, encoded by the coding sequence ATGGCCAATACAGACTCCTTTGATTTTGATCGCGTCGTCGATCGCCACGGCACCTACTGCACCCAGTGGGACTATGTGGCCGACCGCTTCGGCCACGCCGACCTGCTCCCCTTTACCATCTCCGACATGGATGTCGAGACAGCCCCCTGCATTCGCGCGGCCCTGGCCAAGCGCCTTGAGCACGGGGTCTTTGGCTACAGCCGCTGGAATCACGACGACTTCAAGGGGGCGGTGAGCAACTGGTTTGCCAGCCGTTACGGGGCGCAGCTCGACCCTGACACCCTAGTCTACGGCCCCTCGGTCATCTACATCATCGCCCAGCTGGTGAGCCTCTGGTCTGCGCCCGGCGAAGGCGTGCTGGTACATACCCCCGCCTACGATGCCTTCGGCAATATGCTGGCCGCCAACGACAGGGTGCTGCTGCCTTGCCCGCTCAAAAAAACAGAGGGGAGTTACCAGATCGACTGGCAATGCTTCGAGCAGCAAGCGGCCCGCTCCGATTGCCGGATTTTGCTGCTGTGCAGCCCCCACAACCCCACCGGCCGGGTCTGGACGCGGGATGAACTCGGCCGGATGGCCGCCATCTGCCAGCGCTACGGGGTCAAGGTTATCTCGGACGACATCCATATGGATGTGAGCTTTGCCCGCTACCTGCCCTGGAGCGAGGTAGCAGAGGACGAGAGCTGGGCGCTGGTGAGCTCGGGTTCCAAATCCTTCAATATTCCGGCCCTTGGCGGCGCCTACGCCTTTATTGCCAACGCCGAGGCTCGGGCCGCCTATCTGCAGCGGCTCAAGGCGGCCCATGGCCTCTCATCGCCCCCCATTCTCGGGGTGCTGGCCCATATCAGCGCCTATCGGAGCGGCGGCGCCTGGCTTGATGCGCTCAAAACCTATCTGCACGGCAACCTGACCCAGGTGGCTGCACGGCTAAACGCCGCCTTCCCCACCATCGACTATCGTGTGCCCGAGGGGACCTATCTCGCCTGGATTAACTTGAGCTGCCTTGGCATCGACACCACCGAGCGGATGGATGCGCTGCAAACCTTGCTGGTGGAAAAATACCGGGTCGCCATCATGCGCGGCGACACCTATGGCCCGGAAGGCACTGGCTATCTTCGCCTCAACGTCGGCTGCCCTCGCTCGAAAGTAGAGAAAGGCCTAGACGCCCTTATCAGCGCACTGCAAGAGCTGCTGGCCAGATAG
- a CDS encoding PTS fructose transporter subunit EIIC encodes MLTTLIDEGLICLDLAARDKQALFVELAARLKASGKIASQDQFIRDLWAREELDNTGFEQGVALPHAKSEAVREPAIVVGISRQGIDYGAEDGEPSRLFFMIASPAGGANHHIEVLAELSTKLLEPGFIASMQAATSRTEVLALLAAPGPSAAPARAQPAQPAEAQERGIKAQLNTLKQHLLFGTSHMIPFIVAGGVLLSLSVMISGKGAVPEAGVLKDMADMGIAGLTLFTAVLGGYIAYSMADKPGLAPGMIGSWIAVQQFHTGFLGAILVGFIAGLIVNQLKRIKLPDSMSSLGSIFIYPLIGTFLVCGIVMWVIGAPIAAMMEGMNHWLSSMAGSGKVMLGAILGGMTAFDMGGPINKVATLFAQTQVNTQPWLMGGVGIAICVPPLGMALATLLSPKRYKKEEREAGKAAAIMGMIGISEGAIPFAAADPVRVIPAIVAGGIVGNITGFMMHSINHAPWGGWIVLPVVEGKMGYILGTLLGALTTALIVNLLKKPVSDTEESNERLEEYQIIEAEGEAEVLAITACPSGVAHTFLAAKSLQKAAAKAGIKLKVETQGANGIINRITPKDVANARCVILAHDVAIKNKERFAHIEVIDVKTREAIHNPEGLLARTQPGRQVA; translated from the coding sequence ATGCTCACCACCCTGATAGATGAAGGATTGATCTGCCTCGATCTTGCGGCCCGCGACAAGCAGGCGCTGTTTGTCGAACTGGCCGCCAGGCTCAAGGCCAGCGGCAAGATAGCCAGTCAGGATCAGTTTATCCGCGACCTCTGGGCGCGAGAGGAGCTGGACAACACCGGCTTCGAGCAGGGGGTCGCCCTGCCCCACGCCAAGAGCGAGGCGGTGCGAGAACCCGCCATCGTGGTCGGCATCAGCCGCCAGGGCATCGACTACGGCGCCGAAGATGGCGAGCCCTCCAGGCTGTTCTTCATGATTGCCTCCCCGGCGGGCGGCGCCAACCACCATATCGAGGTGCTGGCCGAGCTCTCCACCAAGCTGCTGGAACCCGGTTTCATCGCCAGCATGCAGGCGGCCACCAGCCGCACCGAGGTACTCGCCTTGCTGGCCGCACCAGGGCCATCCGCAGCCCCTGCCCGGGCGCAACCCGCCCAGCCGGCGGAGGCGCAGGAGCGCGGCATCAAGGCCCAGCTCAACACCCTCAAGCAGCACCTGCTGTTCGGCACCTCCCACATGATCCCCTTCATCGTCGCGGGGGGCGTGCTGCTGTCGCTGTCGGTGATGATCAGCGGCAAGGGCGCCGTGCCCGAGGCGGGCGTGCTCAAGGACATGGCCGACATGGGGATTGCCGGGCTCACCCTGTTTACCGCCGTGCTGGGCGGCTACATCGCCTACTCCATGGCGGACAAACCGGGCCTGGCCCCCGGCATGATCGGCTCCTGGATTGCAGTGCAGCAGTTTCACACCGGTTTTCTCGGCGCCATCCTGGTGGGCTTTATCGCCGGCCTCATCGTCAACCAGCTCAAACGCATAAAACTACCGGACTCCATGAGTTCGCTCGGCTCCATCTTCATCTATCCCCTCATCGGCACCTTTCTGGTGTGCGGCATCGTCATGTGGGTCATCGGCGCCCCCATCGCCGCCATGATGGAAGGGATGAACCACTGGCTCTCCAGCATGGCGGGCTCCGGCAAGGTGATGCTGGGTGCCATCCTCGGTGGCATGACCGCCTTTGACATGGGCGGCCCCATCAACAAGGTGGCTACCCTGTTCGCCCAGACCCAGGTCAACACCCAGCCCTGGCTGATGGGCGGGGTCGGCATCGCCATCTGCGTGCCACCGCTCGGCATGGCGCTGGCAACTCTGCTCTCGCCCAAGCGCTACAAGAAAGAGGAACGTGAAGCGGGCAAGGCGGCCGCCATCATGGGCATGATCGGCATCAGCGAGGGGGCCATTCCGTTTGCCGCCGCCGACCCGGTGCGGGTCATCCCGGCCATCGTCGCAGGCGGCATCGTCGGCAACATCACCGGTTTCATGATGCACAGCATCAACCACGCCCCCTGGGGCGGCTGGATCGTGCTGCCGGTAGTGGAGGGCAAGATGGGCTATATCCTCGGCACCCTGCTCGGCGCCCTCACCACGGCCCTTATCGTCAACCTGCTGAAAAAGCCGGTCAGCGACACCGAAGAGAGCAACGAGCGCCTGGAGGAGTACCAGATCATCGAGGCGGAAGGGGAAGCCGAAGTGCTGGCCATCACCGCCTGCCCCTCCGGCGTGGCCCACACCTTCCTGGCCGCCAAGAGTCTGCAAAAAGCGGCCGCCAAGGCCGGCATCAAGCTGAAAGTGGAAACCCAGGGCGCCAACGGCATCATCAACCGCATTACGCCCAAAGACGTGGCCAACGCCCGCTGCGTCATCCTGGCCCACGACGTGGCCATCAAGAACAAGGAGCGCTTCGCCCATATCGAGGTCATAGACGTCAAGACCCGGGAGGCAATCCACAACCCGGAAGGGCTGCTGGCCCGCACCCAGCCGGGGCGCCAGGTGGCCTGA
- the manA gene encoding mannose-6-phosphate isomerase, class I: protein MSSRDLPSFLSMQNPIQGYDWGSHDALTTLFGIPNPAGKPQAELWMGAHPNGCSEVVLAGQAQKLSTLIENTPAAVLGEATQARFGSLPFLFKVLCAEKALSIQVHPSKAQAEAGFAKEEAAGISSKAANRNYKDPNHKPELVFALTPYQAMNGFRAIPAILALFERIKLSALAELVAALAASQNEAGLQHFFHQLLVLEGARKEEALAGLLAYAGEHQDEETFALITSLAAQYPGDVGLFSPLLLNVVTLQPGQAMYLDACTPHAYVRGTGLEIMANSDNVLRAGLTPKYIDVAELLACTRCLPKPDDQILLAPRIEGAVQHFEVPVPDFTFSVYPAGEHQLTTTSAEILFAIDEAVILKRDDDTLRLEKGQSAFIPAATGRYQLLAEGRVARAGNRC, encoded by the coding sequence ATGAGCAGTCGCGATCTGCCCTCTTTTTTGTCAATGCAAAATCCGATTCAAGGCTACGACTGGGGCAGCCATGACGCCCTCACCACCCTGTTTGGCATCCCCAATCCGGCGGGCAAGCCCCAGGCCGAGCTCTGGATGGGTGCCCACCCCAATGGCTGCTCCGAGGTAGTACTGGCCGGGCAGGCGCAAAAGCTCTCGACCCTGATAGAGAACACCCCCGCCGCCGTGCTGGGCGAGGCCACCCAGGCCCGCTTCGGCAGCCTGCCGTTCCTGTTCAAGGTGCTGTGCGCCGAGAAGGCCCTCTCCATTCAGGTGCACCCGAGCAAGGCGCAGGCCGAAGCGGGCTTTGCCAAGGAAGAGGCCGCCGGCATTTCGTCCAAGGCAGCCAATCGCAACTACAAGGACCCGAACCACAAGCCCGAGCTGGTGTTTGCCCTCACCCCCTATCAGGCGATGAACGGCTTTCGCGCCATCCCGGCCATCCTGGCGCTGTTCGAGCGGATCAAGCTGTCCGCCCTTGCCGAGCTGGTTGCCGCCCTCGCCGCCAGCCAGAATGAAGCGGGTCTGCAGCACTTCTTCCACCAGTTGCTGGTGCTGGAAGGGGCGCGCAAGGAGGAGGCACTGGCGGGCCTGCTGGCCTATGCAGGTGAGCATCAGGATGAAGAGACCTTCGCTCTCATCACCAGCCTGGCCGCCCAGTACCCGGGGGATGTGGGGCTGTTCTCGCCGCTCTTGCTCAACGTGGTGACCCTGCAACCCGGTCAGGCAATGTATCTGGACGCCTGCACCCCGCACGCCTATGTGCGCGGCACTGGCCTTGAGATCATGGCCAACTCCGACAACGTGCTGCGCGCCGGGCTCACCCCCAAGTACATAGACGTGGCCGAGCTGTTGGCCTGCACCCGCTGCTTACCCAAGCCGGACGACCAGATCCTGCTTGCCCCCCGCATAGAAGGGGCGGTGCAGCACTTCGAGGTGCCGGTGCCGGACTTCACCTTCAGCGTCTATCCGGCGGGCGAGCACCAGCTCACCACCACCAGCGCCGAGATCCTGTTTGCCATCGACGAGGCCGTGATCCTCAAGCGCGATGACGACACCCTGCGTCTCGAGAAGGGTCAGTCCGCCTTTATCCCGGCCGCCACCGGCCGCTACCAGCTGCTGGCCGAGGGCCGGGTCGCCCGCGCCGGCAACCGCTGCTAA
- a CDS encoding helix-turn-helix transcriptional regulator has translation MSLVFSQLLDGALHEQAPFDQIWFAQDQGVPPGFSYQVNFPRLELVFSGEYRNQIWDREQGCQEICIAPGQALYIPPNGWNKPLWTTDCSVLSLLFGKRQLGFSLVSKRREDPDFFDVQKHSIMARAGHVNEHILAALNVLTEDPARSPTDNHLLQALLTSVRQLLAESTFERPRGAELFHGICIYIQENFHRPISRDSIAHRFNVSASHLSHLFREQGHMRLADYISWVRIDRAKFMLKKYRFRLEEVASRCGYSDVNYFCRVFKQKTGLTPSQYRALSQPQGQAEGLAG, from the coding sequence ATGTCTCTTGTCTTCAGCCAGTTGCTCGATGGCGCCCTCCACGAGCAGGCCCCCTTCGACCAGATCTGGTTTGCCCAGGATCAGGGGGTACCGCCCGGTTTCAGCTATCAGGTCAACTTTCCCCGCCTCGAGCTGGTGTTCAGCGGCGAGTATCGCAACCAGATCTGGGACAGGGAGCAGGGCTGCCAGGAGATCTGCATCGCCCCGGGGCAGGCGCTCTACATCCCCCCCAACGGCTGGAACAAGCCGCTCTGGACCACCGACTGCTCGGTGTTGAGCCTGCTGTTCGGCAAGCGCCAGCTCGGCTTCAGTCTGGTGAGCAAGCGGCGGGAAGACCCTGACTTCTTTGACGTACAAAAGCACAGCATCATGGCCCGGGCCGGCCATGTGAACGAACACATACTGGCGGCGCTCAACGTGCTGACAGAGGATCCCGCTCGCTCCCCCACCGACAATCACCTGCTGCAGGCGCTGCTCACCAGCGTGCGTCAGCTGCTGGCCGAGTCCACCTTCGAGCGGCCGCGGGGGGCCGAGCTGTTTCACGGGATCTGCATCTATATCCAGGAGAACTTTCACCGCCCCATCAGCCGGGATTCGATCGCCCATCGCTTCAACGTCTCGGCCAGCCACCTGTCGCACCTGTTTCGCGAGCAGGGGCACATGCGCCTGGCCGATTACATCAGCTGGGTGCGCATCGATCGGGCCAAGTTCATGCTCAAGAAATACCGCTTTCGCCTTGAAGAGGTGGCCAGCCGCTGTGGTTACAGCGATGTGAACTATTTTTGCCGGGTGTTCAAGCAGAAGACCGGGCTGACCCCCTCCCAGTACCGGGCACTCAGCCAGCCGCAGGGGCAGGCCGAGGGGCTGGCGGGATAA
- the icd gene encoding NADP-dependent isocitrate dehydrogenase, with protein sequence MESKVVIPTQGQKITVDANGKLQVPNHPIIPFIEGDGIGVDVTPAMLNVVNAAVEKAYKGERKIAWMEIYTGEKSTHVYGEGAWLPAETLDFIREYCVAIKGPLTTPVGGGIRSLNVALRQELDLYICLRPVRYYEGTPSPVKRPDLTDMVIFRENAEDIYAGIEWKADSDEAKKVIAFLQNEMGVKKIRFPETCGIGIKPMSKAGTERLVRAAIEYAIDNDRDSVTLVHKGNIMKFTEGAFKDWGYALAQKEYDAQLIDGGPWCSFKNPKTGKTIVVKDVIADAFLQQILLRPAEYDVIACMNLNGDYISDALAAQVGGIGIAPGANIGDGVALFEATHGTAPKYAGQDKVNPGSLILSAEMMLRHMGWTEAADLIIKGMEAAIRNKTVTYDFERLMEGATLRSCSQFAQDMVDQM encoded by the coding sequence ATGGAAAGCAAAGTAGTTATCCCGACCCAGGGTCAAAAAATCACAGTCGATGCCAACGGCAAGCTGCAGGTTCCCAACCATCCGATCATTCCGTTTATCGAAGGGGATGGCATCGGTGTGGACGTGACCCCGGCCATGTTGAATGTGGTGAATGCCGCGGTCGAGAAAGCCTACAAAGGCGAGCGCAAGATCGCCTGGATGGAGATCTACACCGGCGAGAAGTCGACTCATGTCTATGGCGAAGGTGCCTGGCTGCCGGCCGAAACCCTGGATTTCATTCGTGAATACTGCGTGGCCATCAAGGGCCCGCTGACCACCCCGGTCGGCGGCGGTATTCGCTCCCTCAACGTTGCCCTGCGCCAGGAGCTGGATCTCTACATCTGCCTGCGTCCGGTCCGTTACTACGAGGGCACCCCGAGCCCGGTCAAGCGTCCTGATCTGACCGACATGGTGATCTTCCGCGAGAACGCCGAAGACATCTACGCCGGCATCGAGTGGAAAGCCGACAGCGACGAAGCCAAGAAGGTGATCGCCTTCCTGCAAAACGAGATGGGCGTGAAGAAAATTCGCTTCCCCGAGACCTGCGGCATCGGCATCAAGCCCATGTCCAAGGCCGGTACCGAGCGTCTGGTCCGTGCCGCCATCGAGTATGCCATCGACAACGATCGTGACTCCGTGACCCTGGTACACAAGGGCAACATCATGAAGTTCACCGAAGGTGCCTTCAAGGATTGGGGCTACGCCCTGGCCCAGAAAGAGTACGATGCCCAGCTCATCGACGGCGGCCCCTGGTGCTCCTTCAAGAACCCGAAAACCGGCAAGACCATCGTGGTCAAGGACGTCATTGCCGACGCCTTCCTGCAACAGATCCTGCTGCGCCCGGCCGAGTATGACGTCATCGCCTGCATGAACTTGAACGGCGACTACATCTCCGACGCGCTGGCGGCCCAGGTGGGCGGCATCGGCATCGCACCGGGTGCCAACATCGGTGACGGCGTGGCCCTGTTCGAAGCAACCCACGGCACCGCGCCGAAATATGCCGGTCAGGACAAGGTCAACCCGGGCTCTCTCATCCTCTCCGCCGAGATGATGCTGCGTCACATGGGCTGGACCGAAGCGGCCGATCTCATCATCAAGGGGATGGAAGCGGCGATCCGCAACAAGACCGTCACTTATGACTTCGAGCGTCTGATGGAAGGCGCCACCCTGCGCTCCTGCTCCCAGTTCGCCCAGGACATGGTCGACCAGATGTAA
- a CDS encoding D-serine ammonia-lyase yields the protein MKHIDVSQLTQQFPLLQSLIALEPVSWFNPKATTLVEGVPYVGLDGSDVADASARLARFAPYLCEAFPETRASKGILESDIAAIPAMQATLNQRYGVEVTGRLLLKKDSHLPISGSIKARGGIYEVLAHAEQLAIKAGLLCEEDDYRKLFTDEFRHFFGQYSIAVGSTGNLGMSIGIMSARLGFRVTVHMSADAREWKKRKLRKHGAIVVEYAEDYGVAVEQGRKEAERDPNCFFIDDENSRTLFLGYAVAGERVKKQFDDMGIVVDADHPLFVYLPCGVGGGPGGVAFGLKLAFGDNVHCLFAEPTHSPCMLLGVHTGLHDAIAVQDLGIDNLTAADGLAVGRASGFVGRAMERLLAGFYTLSDQEMYDLLGLLARAEQIKLEPSALAGMAGPWRVAANLEWQASQGLNAAKMVRATHLVWATGGGMVPAEEMENYLASAHR from the coding sequence ATGAAACACATCGACGTATCGCAGCTCACCCAGCAGTTCCCGCTGCTGCAATCCCTGATCGCGCTGGAACCGGTCAGCTGGTTCAACCCCAAGGCCACCACCCTGGTGGAAGGTGTTCCCTATGTGGGGCTCGATGGCAGCGATGTGGCGGATGCCTCCGCCCGCCTGGCCCGCTTCGCCCCCTACCTGTGTGAAGCCTTCCCTGAGACCCGCGCCAGCAAGGGCATTCTCGAATCCGACATCGCTGCCATCCCGGCGATGCAGGCCACTCTCAACCAGCGTTACGGCGTTGAGGTCACCGGTCGATTGCTGCTGAAAAAAGACAGCCATCTGCCCATCTCGGGTTCCATCAAGGCGCGCGGCGGCATCTACGAGGTGCTGGCCCATGCCGAGCAGCTGGCCATCAAGGCCGGTCTGCTCTGCGAAGAGGACGACTATCGCAAACTGTTCACGGACGAGTTCCGCCACTTCTTCGGCCAGTACAGCATTGCGGTGGGCTCCACCGGCAACCTTGGCATGTCCATCGGCATCATGAGCGCCCGCCTCGGCTTTCGCGTCACCGTCCACATGTCGGCCGATGCGCGGGAGTGGAAGAAGCGCAAGTTGCGCAAACATGGCGCCATCGTGGTGGAATACGCCGAGGATTACGGGGTGGCGGTGGAGCAGGGACGCAAGGAGGCCGAGCGCGACCCCAACTGTTTCTTCATCGATGACGAGAACTCCCGCACCCTGTTCCTCGGCTACGCGGTGGCCGGTGAGCGGGTGAAAAAGCAGTTTGATGACATGGGGATTGTGGTGGACGCCGACCATCCGCTGTTTGTCTACCTGCCCTGCGGCGTCGGCGGCGGCCCAGGCGGGGTGGCCTTTGGCCTCAAGCTCGCGTTTGGGGACAACGTCCACTGCCTGTTCGCCGAGCCGACCCACTCCCCCTGCATGCTGCTCGGGGTGCACACCGGCTTGCACGATGCCATTGCGGTGCAGGATCTGGGCATCGACAACCTCACCGCGGCCGACGGCCTGGCGGTGGGGCGCGCCTCCGGCTTTGTCGGCCGCGCCATGGAGCGGCTGCTGGCAGGTTTCTACACCCTGAGCGATCAGGAGATGTATGACCTGCTCGGACTCTTGGCCCGTGCTGAGCAGATCAAGCTGGAGCCCTCTGCGCTGGCCGGCATGGCAGGTCCGTGGCGCGTCGCGGCCAACCTTGAGTGGCAGGCCAGCCAAGGGCTGAATGCAGCCAAGATGGTCCGGGCCACCCACCTGGTGTGGGCCACCGGCGGTGGCATGGTGCCCGCCGAGGAGATGGAAAACTACCTGGCCAGCGCCCACCGCTGA